The Triticum urartu cultivar G1812 unplaced genomic scaffold, Tu2.1 TuUngrouped_contig_9742, whole genome shotgun sequence sequence GAGCGAAGAACAGGCACCTCCTGCTCCGACCTCTCGAATTTCAGTCAGAAAAGCAGTAGAAGTAATCCAGTCGTTTGATGATTACAACAGGTGGCTCATTACTGAAATTGGGTTTGGTGGAATGCTAAAGCTACCCTTGCTCCATAAGCTTAACCTTAAGTTTAGTGCTTGGACTATGAGCAAGGTCTGTGTTGCGCGTCGAGCAATCGTTCTGTCAGAAACCAAGACCCTGAAGTTTTTTGTGGAAGACATCCACAAGGTTTTTGGCATCCCGTGTGGACATCTGAGCATTAAAGGGCGCGATGGGTTCATCAAGCCAGAAGCTGTAACATTCATAAAGAGGACGCTAGGGATGGACAGGACGGGAGTGCATAGCCTGCGTGCGGCTGAGGAATTCCTGCTCCGTGACATTTCTAAGGCTTCCAGCAAGTTGGAGAAGAATTGCTTCCAAATTTCATTCATCATTTTTGTTATGGGACATGTTCTTGCACCAAGAACAAAACATGATTACGACACCATAGACTATTGGGGTGCGCTGGCAAACACGGAGAACATCTCCCAATTCAATTGGTGTGAGTTTGTACTTGAGTTTTTGCTTGAGGCAGTTAGGCGGCTTAAGAATGATATGATGGCCAACAACTTGAATACCAACCTGGTTGGTTGCCACTTGTTTTTATAGGTCTGTGTTCCTTCTGTGCAAAGGCTACAACACTCGGCTTATCGACATGGTTCAGGAAATCCTTGGAATGTTGTAGTTGATACAATTTTCATTGACATGCCTGCTATATTCACAACCTTTTTATGCAGATAATCTTCCTTGACAACGTCGACCTTGGAATTTTCAACAAGAACCATAATTTGCTGCCTCGGATTAGTGACTTCGACCAGACCAGCATCAAGAACATGATAACAATGGCGACTGACATTGGGAAGTGACCTACATCCTACTCGAAATGCATGGTAACCATGGCTGCTTACTGTTGAATCCTGGGATCACATTTTGATTATTCAGCCGCATAATATATGATTTTCATATGTAACAATGGCAGATTCGTCATGGTACTGATTTATGCTATGCTCGTTGCAACACCGCTGAATGCACAGAGAGAACTCGTAACCAGCCAGTTCAAGGCGGCAATATCGATCAAGATGTTGCCAATTTCACCAATGACAGGAATGATCCGGCTCATGTATCATATTCAGTCCCTGCAAACCTAATTGATGTACATACGCCACTGTGTATGCTTGGACCACTCGATTTTGTAGAGCACATGCGTAGCCGATACCCCAGTCTGGTATGACTTGCTGATACTGTTGCTTCGATGTTTTTAGTTCGTTGGGATTATCCCATCAATTGATTTGCTTCTATTCACGGAATCCGTACTTACTCTGTCGCTCTAACTGGGATTTTTTGTTTGTCGCAGACTAGGGATGAGCTGAGTTTTATACTGAAGGAGCAGAATGCCAAATGCCAGCGTGAAATCATTACCGCCCAGGCAAACCTGCAGGCTGACATGATTAAATTCGTGGACAAACTAATGGCATCAATCAGCAAGAGGTGCATCTGTTGTACTGCTCGAGGTTTTACTGACTCCCCAGCAAGAGAAGTGGATACATGTCTAGTTGATACACTTAGGACTCCGATTGGCCAGAAAATACCAGGTGTCCGGCTCGATATGTCTGCATGCAAAGGTATCGATCATCTGTTACTCCTTTTTTTGTTCTGACTATCTCCATGATTTTCTATGTGCcaatattttatttttttctgGTACTTGCAACCCTATATTCAGATGGCAACTGTAGACCGAGGTCCCATTGTGATGACGAGTCAGACCGCCACCATAACAAGAGGTCGAGAGGTGATGACCGAGCAGTTGCACAATTGACAACTCAGATATTTTAGTTTGCAAGGCAGATAGTGTAGGCTATTAGCGAAATGTTTATCGACCTTCCAAATGATGGCAATACCACGGTGTTTGGACAGTAGGCTGACGGTCTTCCTGGAAGAAAATATGTCTTTAGATCTGGATTCTAGACA is a genomic window containing:
- the LOC125532371 gene encoding uncharacterized protein LOC125532371; this encodes MVLPAPDSAHLRPEVAGVLAAGEPIAARETHAPSPPPPRPPLGRHTGTMSDAGSCDGAATSGDAACDNNHQQPLQGSEEQAPPAPTSRISVRKAVEVIQSFDDYNRWLITEIGFGGMLKLPLLHKLNLKFSAWTMSKVCVARRAIVLSETKTLKFFVEDIHKVFGIPCGHLSIKGRDGFIKPEAVTFIKRTLGMDRTGVHSLRAAEEFLLRDISKASSKLEKNCFQISFIIFVMGHVLAPRTKHDYDTIDYWGALANTENISQFNWCEFVLEFLLEAVRRLKNDMMANNLNTNLVGCHLFL